Proteins from a single region of Primulina tabacum isolate GXHZ01 chromosome 5, ASM2559414v2, whole genome shotgun sequence:
- the LOC142544937 gene encoding uncharacterized protein LOC142544937 produces MKLAFDELRSSLAEQIRVGFAEIRSQTPGFAELSSPTPVHEKRYYSIAYSRGQKKKSSVLEVDVGMDYKMARKLFPSSSQAHQQSIFESSLPTIIEESSENIQVMWLCQVVRRLRREGTVSLGQYE; encoded by the exons ATGAAATTGGCTTTCGATGAGCTGAGATCGAGTTTGGCCGAACAGATTAGAGTGGGTTTTGCTGAGATCAGGTCTCAGACACCAGGTTTTGCTGAGCTCAGTTCTCCGACGCCAGTGCATGAGAAGAGATATTATAGCATAGCTTATAGCAGAGGGCAGAAGAAGAAATCATCCGTACTTGAGGTAGACGTTG GTATGGATTATAAAATGGCCAGAAAATTATTTCCCAGTAGTAGCCAAGCACACCAACAATCGATATTTGAGTCTAGCCTTCCAACCATAATAGAGGAATCCTCTGAAA ATATTCAGGTGATGTGGTTATGTCAGGTAGTGAGGCGACTACGTCGAGAG